The genomic interval GTGCGCGCTTCCTCTGGAGCCAGTCAACTGCGGCCCAGCGCCGAGGGTACTTCCTTGCGGGGGTCGGTCTCGAGACCGGACGCCAACTCGATGAGCACGCCAGCATCTTGGAGCAGTATCTGCGCGACGCAGACGAGGACATCCGAATCGGCGACCCCGATGCCGCAATCGATGCCCTAACGAGCTTCGCCAGGATCGCATTCGGCATTCACCCCTTCGCGCCCCGCGCTCTTCCTCCACATTGGGAAGGCGTCCTCGCTGGTTGGCTTCGCGGCGAGGACCCCTCGCAGATAGCGGGGGAGGAGGTCACGGACACGCTGGAGTTCATTGAGGACTCGCTGGCGTACAGGCTGCCATGGGCGCTGGAAGCGGTCCGGGTCCGAGCGACCGCCCACGAAGAGCCTCTCGGCGATCTTTGGGCGCTCCTCACCGACCAGCACGGACTCGCAGTTGCGGCGCTAGAAACAGGGACGCTGAACCGTTCGGCCGCGCTGCTCATGCAGGCCGGATTCTCTTCCCGAGCCGGTGCTCTCGCCGCGGTCACTGCCGGAGATGGCGCCTTCACGACCGTGTCGGAGCTTCACCAGTGGATGAACTCGGAGGAGGTCCGGCGACGCGCAGGCGACTCGCACTGGCCGACTGTGTCATCTTACGATCTCTGGGTCGGTTTCATCGGCCGTAGCACTGCTGCGCCGGAGAGGACCTGGATCAACACGATCGAGGATGCCGCAGTGGCCTGGCTCCCCGATCATCAGCCGAGTAGTGGGACGCCGTATCGGGCTGTGTCCCTTGCGAACGGGGAGACCATTCTCCAGGCCGCTGACGGTCGACGGGCCGGTCTGCTTGAGGAACCGCTCAATCCGAATCGGCGCGGCTTGCTCACAGTCGCCGGGGCCAGCCCTGCCAATGTCGTCGAACTTCGCTATCGAGGCCCATCCGACCTTCATGCATAGCGGTGTCGCGTGAGTCCCAGATCAGGCGAGCATTACTGCGAGAAAATGTAAGGGGGATTGCAGCGAATACCACATGGACTATCTGACGCCGCTACGCGGCCGTTTTGGGACAACCCTCAAGGACATCCTCGCTGGAACGCCGGCCGTCAGCGGTCCTGGCGTGTCGAGTTCCTGGGAGGTGGAGGCGCAGGCCATGATTGTTGGTGACATGACTCCATGACGATCTAGGCGATCCGCCCAGCCGAGCACCGCCAGAGAGCGAGGCCGGCAATGGCAGAAGCACCCGTTGATCTACCATCGGGTGACTCCCGGTGGTACCGCACCGACTTCCAGGTCGCCAGCCCAATGGGTGGGTTCAAGCTCCCCGGAGCGGACCTCCTCACACCCGAGGGGAGGGCAACGGCGGCAGCGAGCTACGTCGCTCTCATCAAGGAAGCGGGCATCGAGGTCTTTGCAGTCACGGATCACAACTCGACGGCGATGTTGGAGGAAGTGCGGACAGCAGCTCGTACCGCAGGCCTGGTCATGTTCCCGGGTATGGAGCTGAGCACCGGCACGGGCTCGGATGGAGTTCACCTTCTTCTACTCGGAGACCCTGATGCCGACATCCAGCAACTCACCAATGAGTGGATGAAAGCGGCCGACTTCTCGAAGGATCACCCAGCCTTCAACGACCAAGGGCAGCATCTGCCGAGTCATAGGTCGATGATTGACATTCTTGACAGCTTGCCTGAGGACACTCTCGCGATCGCGCCTCACATCCTCACGGAGAACGGTGTTGCAAGCGGTGACTCGATCAAAGAAAGTTCGATCAAGTGGCGTTGCCTTCACCACGATCGACTGGAGGCAGTTGACGTTGGTGCACCGAACGGCAAGAGCGAAAGCGGATTCAACTCGAAGTTCCGTGCCCGTGAGCTCGACAACTTCCCGGCGGTCCATCGGATGGCGTACGTCTCCACCTCAGACGCATACTCGCCCGAGCAACTTGAGCGTCACACGTGGGTCCGTATGCATAAGCCAGACCTGGCCTCCCTGCGCCAGGCACTCCTCGATCACGAGGCACGGATATTCTGCGATTGGGACACACGCCTGGCGGGTGACCCCGACGGCGTCAAACATGCGTATGTAAGGTCCATCCGGCTGGAAGGACTGTCAACTTCCAGCAGTACGCTCGAGGTTGAGTTCGATCCACGCATCACGGTCGTCATCGGCAGTCGCGGTTCGGGTAAGAGCACGATTATCCAAGGGCTTCGAGCGCTCTATGGCGGAGACACGAACCTTCCTGAATCAGTCCATCAGGAGTCGGCACGCTATCAAGAAGAGGTGTTCCGCGATGCCACCATCACCAGCTCCTTCGTTGAGTCCTTGAGCAGTGCCGAGGACACAGCAACGTGGCAGCTCGCATCCGGGACTCAAACGGCGCTCGACCATTCGCTCATCAATGTGCGAGTAGTCAGCCAGAAGGAACTGTTCGAGCGAACTAGCGGAGACCGTCCAGGCACGCAAAGCCCAAGCGCCAACATGCTTGCCTTGGTCGACGAAGCGTTGGATGACGACCAGGTATCAGTGGAACTCGTCGCCCGAGGAGTCGATGTCACATCCGTGCGCGTAGACCAGTTCGCCGAGGAACTGCACGATCGGCGCCGCCGGTTTACCGAGGCGTCCGCGCTCAGGCTTGAGACCGAAGCCAAGCTCGCGGGACGCAAGAAGGTCGAGGATGACCTCGCCGAAGTGAACCGCAAGCTCGCCGCGCTTGACGACGAGGAAGAGAAGAAGAAACTCACATCCGCCCAAGCTGTCCTTACCGACAAGGCTGGAATCCTCCGCTATTCGTCCAAGGCCGACGAGCTGGCAACGACACTAGAGCAGATCGTTCAGCCTGAACGCCCGAATCTCACCACCGACGCAGGAGCTCATTTCTTCGCCCCACTGGAGCAGTTGGCAGAGCGCGCGTCATCCGCGGTCGCGGACCTTGTCACAGAGATTCGACGGGTCACGGGTGCGGCGCGGGCGGGGCTCGACTCGGAAACGGACGAGTTCGCGAAGACCATTGCCGCCGCCGAAGCCGTCAAGACGGCTTACGAAGCGAGGCTTGCTGAACTGGGCGTCGATCTCTCTCAATACGGCGCGCTCGGCGTGGAGAAGGTTGCGTTCACAGATGAACTCGCGACTCTTGATGACCTCGCCAAGCAACAGCCGAAGCAGGTTGAGGACGAAGCGGCCGCCTGGGCAGCGATCAACGAGCTGTTCGCCCAAAGACGGTCAGCCCGTGACTCCTTCACTGAGCTTGTTTCGTCGCGGACGCCTGGCCTCCGATTCTCTGTCGATGCCCATGCGGATCATGCGAGCTGGCGCCAGGCCATTCACACCGAGCTCGGCTTTCGACAGGGTGACCACGTTGATTCGCTGCTCAGCGTTGCTGAGTGGATATGGGGAGCCAGCCTCGATTTGGATACGCGCCTCGCGCGGTCTCAGGTTTGGCGAGATGCGCTGCTCAGCAACGACTACACGCCGTTGTCCGACGCCCACCTGTCAAGCTCCTTCGTCTCGCGGCTCAAGCAGGCGACTGAGACGGT from Microbacterium aurum carries:
- a CDS encoding TrlF family AAA-like ATPase → MAEAPVDLPSGDSRWYRTDFQVASPMGGFKLPGADLLTPEGRATAAASYVALIKEAGIEVFAVTDHNSTAMLEEVRTAARTAGLVMFPGMELSTGTGSDGVHLLLLGDPDADIQQLTNEWMKAADFSKDHPAFNDQGQHLPSHRSMIDILDSLPEDTLAIAPHILTENGVASGDSIKESSIKWRCLHHDRLEAVDVGAPNGKSESGFNSKFRARELDNFPAVHRMAYVSTSDAYSPEQLERHTWVRMHKPDLASLRQALLDHEARIFCDWDTRLAGDPDGVKHAYVRSIRLEGLSTSSSTLEVEFDPRITVVIGSRGSGKSTIIQGLRALYGGDTNLPESVHQESARYQEEVFRDATITSSFVESLSSAEDTATWQLASGTQTALDHSLINVRVVSQKELFERTSGDRPGTQSPSANMLALVDEALDDDQVSVELVARGVDVTSVRVDQFAEELHDRRRRFTEASALRLETEAKLAGRKKVEDDLAEVNRKLAALDDEEEKKKLTSAQAVLTDKAGILRYSSKADELATTLEQIVQPERPNLTTDAGAHFFAPLEQLAERASSAVADLVTEIRRVTGAARAGLDSETDEFAKTIAAAEAVKTAYEARLAELGVDLSQYGALGVEKVAFTDELATLDDLAKQQPKQVEDEAAAWAAINELFAQRRSARDSFTELVSSRTPGLRFSVDAHADHASWRQAIHTELGFRQGDHVDSLLSVAEWIWGASLDLDTRLARSQVWRDALLSNDYTPLSDAHLSSSFVSRLKQATETVRIGLATLSADDALDMRFLKEGNDPADERSWQTVTDGSPGQRSAAMLAFTLSYGDSPLVLDQPEDDLDSALVSELIVTQFRKARWKRQLIVVTHEANIPVNTDAEVVVVLENAEGQLRIMKREGEVTTGPIDNPEVRKSIQELLEGGVRAFVNRERRYDNELSKYRIDVGMLARRRSGDS